A genomic region of Deltaproteobacteria bacterium contains the following coding sequences:
- a CDS encoding MoxR family ATPase — protein MDDTDKNVGADEAQLLDQELAAIEEFGAKRRTMLGEIRKVIVGQDKVVDEVLIALFSKGHCLLVGVPGLAKTLLISTLADVLDLQFNRIQFTPDLMPSDITGTDILQEDAATGRRQLQFLKGPIFTNVLLADEINRTPPKTQAALLQSMQEYRVTAGGTTYPLDLPFFVLATQNPIEQEGTYPLPEAQLDRFMLNIEVSYPPLEDEVQIVMQTTSTNHPEPAKVMDGPAILGYQELVRRVPVSPFVVNYAVSLAQASRPGNPQAPQVVKDYVEWGAGPRASQFLVLGSKARTILDGRFAVSVEDVQAMAPSVMRHRIIPNFKAQAEGLSSLDIIARLMEEVRPAAEGSAAA, from the coding sequence ATGGACGACACGGACAAGAACGTGGGCGCCGACGAAGCGCAACTACTGGATCAGGAACTGGCGGCCATCGAGGAATTCGGCGCGAAGCGGCGCACCATGCTCGGGGAGATCCGCAAGGTCATCGTCGGCCAGGACAAGGTCGTCGACGAGGTGCTCATCGCGCTTTTCTCCAAGGGCCACTGCCTGTTGGTGGGGGTGCCGGGGCTGGCCAAGACCCTGCTCATCAGCACCCTGGCCGACGTGCTGGACCTGCAGTTCAACCGAATCCAGTTCACCCCCGACCTGATGCCGTCGGACATCACCGGCACCGACATCCTCCAGGAGGACGCCGCCACGGGGCGGCGGCAACTCCAGTTCCTGAAGGGGCCGATCTTCACCAACGTGCTGCTCGCGGACGAGATCAACCGGACCCCGCCCAAGACCCAGGCGGCGTTGCTCCAGTCCATGCAGGAGTACCGTGTCACGGCCGGCGGCACCACCTATCCGCTGGACCTGCCGTTCTTCGTCCTGGCCACCCAGAACCCCATCGAGCAGGAAGGCACCTATCCCCTGCCGGAAGCGCAACTCGACCGCTTCATGCTGAACATCGAGGTGTCGTACCCGCCCCTGGAGGACGAAGTGCAGATCGTGATGCAGACCACGTCCACCAACCACCCCGAACCCGCCAAGGTGATGGACGGCCCGGCGATCCTCGGTTACCAGGAACTCGTGCGGCGGGTGCCGGTGTCGCCCTTCGTGGTGAACTACGCCGTGTCGCTGGCCCAGGCCAGCCGGCCGGGCAATCCCCAGGCCCCCCAAGTGGTGAAGGACTACGTCGAATGGGGCGCGGGGCCGCGGGCGTCGCAGTTCCTAGTACTGGGAAGCAAGGCCCGCACCATCCTGGACGGGCGCTTCGCGGTATCGGTGGAAGACGTGCAGGCCATGGCGCCGTCGGTCATGCGCCACCGCATCATCCCCAACTTCAAGGCCCAGGCCGAGGGTTTGTCGTCGCTGGACATCATCGCACGGCTGATGGAGGAGGTGCGCCCCGCCGCCGAGGGCAGCGCCGCGGCGTGA
- a CDS encoding HAD hydrolase-like protein: MLLHFDYDGVLVDSFDALLSAFRQTAVDTGLGRPPTRHDFETIEDLNATGVATLLGVSEDRIEDYTRRIHEVLGAGGYEPALFPGIPGLLRALSEEHTLVVVTSNYEHIVRHGLARNGVDACVSLVLDAGRPGTKSDKIRHALERFEVPPGEAFMIGDTRGDIHHGRAAGVRTAGVTWGYQARETLALESPDFIVDTPEELLELLGDGNQTPH, from the coding sequence ATGCTGCTCCACTTCGACTATGACGGCGTTCTCGTCGACTCCTTCGATGCCTTGCTCTCCGCCTTCCGGCAAACCGCCGTGGACACCGGTCTGGGGCGCCCGCCGACGCGGCATGACTTCGAGACCATCGAGGACCTGAACGCCACGGGCGTCGCCACGCTTCTGGGCGTGTCCGAGGATCGCATCGAGGACTACACCCGGCGCATTCACGAGGTGCTGGGGGCCGGCGGTTACGAGCCCGCCCTGTTTCCCGGCATTCCCGGTCTACTGCGAGCGCTCTCCGAAGAGCACACCCTCGTAGTCGTCACCTCCAACTACGAACACATCGTCAGGCACGGCCTCGCCCGCAACGGCGTGGACGCGTGCGTCTCCCTGGTGCTCGACGCCGGCCGGCCCGGCACCAAGAGCGACAAGATCCGGCACGCCCTCGAACGCTTCGAGGTGCCGCCGGGTGAAGCCTTCATGATCGGCGACACGCGCGGAGACATCCACCACGGCCGTGCCGCCGGAGTCCGGACCGCCGGCGTCACCTGGGGCTATCAGGCGCGCGAGACCCTGGCGCTGGAATCCCCCGATTTCATCGTGGATACACCGGAAGAGTTGCTCGAGTTGCTGGGCGACGGAAACCAGACACCGCACTAG